The Chelatococcus sp. HY11 nucleotide sequence AGTCGCAGGAAGCACCACGACACGCGTGCCAATAGGCACACGCCTGTAAAGGTCCATGATGTCCTGGTTGAGCAGGCGGACACAACCAGAAGAAACCATGGTCCCAATGGTCCACGGTTCAACCGTTCCGTGAAGCCTGTAGTAGGTGTCGCGTCCATTACGATAGAGATAGAGGGCGCGCGGGCCGAGTGGACTGTCGCTGCCGCCGGGAAGACCGTCTCGCAACGGTCCATAGCGATCGGGCTCTCGCTTGATCATTTCAGGTGTCGGTCGCCAGCCCGGCCATTCCGCTTTTCGCGCGATGATCGCCTCGCCACGGAAATTAAACCCTTCTTGTTTGCCGACGCCGATCCCGTATCGCAGCGCGCGACCGTTCTCCAGGACGAGATAGGCATAGCGTGCGGCCGGGTTTACGACGATTGTGCCCGGCTGTTCACGTGTCTGATAGGGTATCTCGCGACGCAGGAACTCCGGCGCGATTTGTTCAAGGTCAATTGCCGGAACAGGAAACGGCTCGGTGTCGATAGACGCATACATCGACTGAAACGGTGACCAGCCTTCTGATGCAGAACTCAGCGGAAGCTGACGATCTTTGCTCGCACAGGCCGCCAGGATAAGCGGCATCGATCCTAATACGACACGCCTACTAATGCTCATTTGCCTTCCGAACTCTGCAAAACGTCGATTTATCAAGGCATGTAGCTCAAGCTGCGTCTATGAGTTATGATGGAATAATCATCATAGCTGTTGGATATGAGAATGGACCTTGCGGCAGCCCTACGCGCCTTCGTTCGCACCGTGGAGCGCGGTTCCGTCACCGCCGCCGCCCGCGATCTGGGGATTTCCCAACCGGCCGTGACGAAGCATTTGCGCAACCTGGAACGCCACGTCGGCGCGCGACTCCTGGAGCGGTCGTCGCGCGTCGTCCGGCCGACCTCTCAAGGGCAGGCTCTCTATGAAGGCAGCCACGAGGCGTTGACGGCGATCGAAGCCGCGCTCGAGGGCGTGCGGCGTGACATGGGCGCCATCGAAGGCAATATTCGCATCCATGCGCCCACTTGCCTCGGAGCCAAGCATCTGCATGGTATCGTCATGGCGTTCCAGCGGCAGCATCCGGGTGTGATGGCGGACCTGATCCTTGAGAACAGGGACATCGATCTGATCTATGATAATTTCGATCTGGCAATCCGGTATGGTCGCCCCTCAGGCCAGAACCTCATAATCCGCCAACTCGGCTGGATTGAGCGCATCCTCGTCGCTTCCCCGCACTATCTCGAGCGGTTCGGTCCGATCGCGACAACCGACAAGCTTTCTGAGGCCGGCGTTATCGTCAGCGCTAGACTGCCGGTGCCCCGTGATCTCATCTCTCTTCGTCACCACACCGGAGAGACTGTGGATGTACCGGTCAATGC carries:
- a CDS encoding L,D-transpeptidase, with translation MSISRRVVLGSMPLILAACASKDRQLPLSSASEGWSPFQSMYASIDTEPFPVPAIDLEQIAPEFLRREIPYQTREQPGTIVVNPAARYAYLVLENGRALRYGIGVGKQEGFNFRGEAIIARKAEWPGWRPTPEMIKREPDRYGPLRDGLPGGSDSPLGPRALYLYRNGRDTYYRLHGTVEPWTIGTMVSSGCVRLLNQDIMDLYRRVPIGTRVVVLPATSAKA
- a CDS encoding LysR family transcriptional regulator, whose amino-acid sequence is MDLAAALRAFVRTVERGSVTAAARDLGISQPAVTKHLRNLERHVGARLLERSSRVVRPTSQGQALYEGSHEALTAIEAALEGVRRDMGAIEGNIRIHAPTCLGAKHLHGIVMAFQRQHPGVMADLILENRDIDLIYDNFDLAIRYGRPSGQNLIIRQLGWIERILVASPHYLERFGPIATTDKLSEAGVIVSARLPVPRDLISLRHHTGETVDVPVNAVLRTNSADVIASTLVSGHALGPVQRLLVADELADGRLVRVLPEYEVKPTEAFLAYPSVRFMRPVVRAFTDFAIPALRAIDGVAANNFSANELMAV